The nucleotide sequence CCGGTGCCGTCGCACTGGCAGCTGCACGGCTACGGGGCGCCGGCGTACACCAACGTGCGCTACCCGTTCCCGGTGGATCCGCCGCATCCGCCGCAGGAGAACCCGACAGGCGAGTACCGGCACGTGTTCACGGTGCCGGCGGGCTGGGACGGGCAGCGGGTGGTGCTGCGGCTCGACGGTGTGGACTCGTGCTTCGCGGTGTGGGTGAACGGGGTCGAGCTGGGCTTCTCGACCGGCAGCCGGCTGCCGTCGGAGTTCGACGTGTCGTCAGTGGTGCGGTTCGGGTCGTCGAACACGGTGGCGGTGCGGGTGCACCAGTGGTCCGCGGCCAGCTACCTCGAGGACCAGGACATGTGGTGGCTGTCGGGGATCTTCCGCGACGTCACGCTGCTGGCCAGGCCGGTAGGGGCGGTCGGCGATCACGAGGTCCACGCCGACTACGACGCCGGCGCCGGAACCGGGTCGCTGCGGGTCGTGGCGGACGTGCCGGGGCGGGTCGTCGTCCCGGAGTTGGGCGTCGACGTGCCGGTCGGGGTCGAGATCGGCGGGCTGGCGGTCGAGCCGTGGACGGCGGAGACCCCGCGGCTGTACGACGGCGAGCTGGTGAGCGGTGGCGAGCGGATCGCGCTGCGCATCGGGTTCCGGCGGGTGGAGATCGTCGACGGCGTCCTGACCGTCAACGGGCGGCGCATCGAACTGCGCGGCGTGAACCGGCACGAGTTCCATCCCGACCGCGGCCGGGCGCTCACCCACCAGGACATGCTCGACGACGTGCTGCTGATGAAGCGGCACCACATCAACGCCGTCCGGACCAGCCACTACCCGCCGCACCCGCACTTCCTCGACCTGTGCGACGAGTACGGCCTGTACGTCATGGACGAGTGCGACCTGGAGACCCACGGGTTCCAGCGCGGTTTTCCCGAGCTGAACCCGGTCGCGCTGCCCGAATGGCGCGACGCGCTGCTGGACCGGATGGCCCGCATGGTGGAGCGGGACAAGAACCACCCGAGCGTGATCATGTGGTCGCTGGGCAACGAGGCCGGCGAAGGTGACAACCTGCGGGCGATGTACGCGTGGACCAAGCAACGCGACCCGTCCCGGCCCGTGCACTACGAACGCGACTGGACCACCGCCTACTCCGACGTGTACTCCCGGATGTACCTGGGCCACGAGGAGACCGACGCGGTCGGGAGGCGGGCCGAGGAACCGCTGGACGACCCGGAGCTCGACACCGCGAGGCGGGCCAAGCCGTTCATCCTGTGCGAGTACGTGCACGCGATGGGCACCGGCCCCGGCGGCATCAGCGAGTACCAGGACCTGTTCGACCGCTATGAGCGGTGCCAGGGCGGGTTTGTGTGGGAATGGATCGATCACGGCCTCCGCACCCGCGACGCGGCGGGCCGGGAGTACTTCGGCTACGGCGGCGATTTCGGCGAAGAGATCCACGACGGCACGTTCGTCGCCGACGGCCTGCTGTTCCCGGACCGGACGCCGTCGCCCGGCCTGATCGAGTTCGCGAAGATCATCGAGCCCGTCCGCATCGCGGGCTCGGCCGCGGACGGCATCACCGTCGCGAACGTCCGTGACTTCGCCGACACCAGCGATCTGGCCTTCGCGTGGACGCTGGAGGAGAACGGCCGTCCCCTCGCCTCGGGGACGTTGGACATGCCGGTGCTACCGGCCCGGTCGTCGACGACGGTGGCCGTGCCCGAGCTGCCGCCGACCGTCGGCGAGACCTGGCTGACGGTGCGCGCCGTGCTCGCGAAGGACCAGCCGTGGGCGCCGGCGGGCCACGTGGCCGGCTGGGGCCAGCTGGCGGTGCGTGCCGCGCCGCCGGTCGTCCACTCGGTGGTGCCCGGCGTGGTGCGGCTCGACCCGCCGGAGGTGGGCCCGGCGTCGTTCGACGCCGAGACCGGGCGGCTCACCACGCTCGGCGATTTGATCGTCGACGGCCCCATGATCGACGTCTGGCGCGCGCCCACCGACAACGACCGCGGCGGGAACGGACCAGCGGCTCAGTGGTACCGGTACGGGCTGAACCGCATGCGGCATCGGACGGACTCGATCGAGGTCGACGGCGAGGCGCTGGTCGTCCGAGGCCGGGTCGCGCCCTCGGCGGAGGCGTTCGGACTCGTGGTGGAGTATCGGTGGACAGCGGTCGCCGACGACGCCGTCCGGCTCGAGCTGTCCGTGACCCCCGACGGGTCGTGGCCGGACCTCCCGCTGCCCCGCCTGGGCGTCCGGCTGGCGGTGCCGACCCAGTTCGACCAGGTCAGCTGGTACGGCCGCGGCCCGGGCGAGGCGTATCCGGACATCCGCCGCGCTGCCCGTGTCGGCCGGTACACGACGACCGTCGACCGGATGCAGACCCCGTACACCCATCCCCAGGAGAACGGACACCGCATCGACGTCCGCACCGCGACCCTGACCGATCCGGTCACCGGTGCCGGCATCGGGTTCGACGGCGACCCGCTGTTCGGGCTCACCGTTCGCCGCTGGACCAGCGAAGACCTCGACGCCGCTGCCCACCCGATCGACCTCGAGCCGCGTGAGCGCACGTTCGTGAACCTCGACCTCGCCCACCACGGCATCGGCACCGGCTCGTGCGGGCCCGGAACGCTGGACGCCTACCGCCTCGACCCGGCCGAAGCGTCGTTCGCGGCCGTGATCCGGGCGGTCCCGGCCACCAGAGCCGTCGGCCGGATCACCCCGTAGCCCACGTACGACCGGAGGCTCATCGGTGGCAGACCCCGACCGCCCGAACGTGCTGGTGTTCCTGACCGACCAGCAGCGCTTCGACAGCACCGGCGTGCACGGCAACCCGCTCGGGCTCACGCCGAATCTGGACCGGCTGGCCGCGACCGGCACCCACTTCAGTCACGCGTTCACGCCGCAGCCGGTGTGCGCGCCGGCCCGGGCCGCACTGCAGACCGGCCAGTACCAGAACCGCACCGGCGTGTACCGCAACGGGTGCGTCCTG is from Jiangella alkaliphila and encodes:
- a CDS encoding glycoside hydrolase family 2 TIM barrel-domain containing protein, giving the protein MTRPYYADHRPSAGSLAPRATRRSDAPAMSLNGMWRFRWAPTVAQAVDGFWEESFDDSSWAHLPVPSHWQLHGYGAPAYTNVRYPFPVDPPHPPQENPTGEYRHVFTVPAGWDGQRVVLRLDGVDSCFAVWVNGVELGFSTGSRLPSEFDVSSVVRFGSSNTVAVRVHQWSAASYLEDQDMWWLSGIFRDVTLLARPVGAVGDHEVHADYDAGAGTGSLRVVADVPGRVVVPELGVDVPVGVEIGGLAVEPWTAETPRLYDGELVSGGERIALRIGFRRVEIVDGVLTVNGRRIELRGVNRHEFHPDRGRALTHQDMLDDVLLMKRHHINAVRTSHYPPHPHFLDLCDEYGLYVMDECDLETHGFQRGFPELNPVALPEWRDALLDRMARMVERDKNHPSVIMWSLGNEAGEGDNLRAMYAWTKQRDPSRPVHYERDWTTAYSDVYSRMYLGHEETDAVGRRAEEPLDDPELDTARRAKPFILCEYVHAMGTGPGGISEYQDLFDRYERCQGGFVWEWIDHGLRTRDAAGREYFGYGGDFGEEIHDGTFVADGLLFPDRTPSPGLIEFAKIIEPVRIAGSAADGITVANVRDFADTSDLAFAWTLEENGRPLASGTLDMPVLPARSSTTVAVPELPPTVGETWLTVRAVLAKDQPWAPAGHVAGWGQLAVRAAPPVVHSVVPGVVRLDPPEVGPASFDAETGRLTTLGDLIVDGPMIDVWRAPTDNDRGGNGPAAQWYRYGLNRMRHRTDSIEVDGEALVVRGRVAPSAEAFGLVVEYRWTAVADDAVRLELSVTPDGSWPDLPLPRLGVRLAVPTQFDQVSWYGRGPGEAYPDIRRAARVGRYTTTVDRMQTPYTHPQENGHRIDVRTATLTDPVTGAGIGFDGDPLFGLTVRRWTSEDLDAAAHPIDLEPRERTFVNLDLAHHGIGTGSCGPGTLDAYRLDPAEASFAAVIRAVPATRAVGRITP